In one Pseudomonas sp. 31-12 genomic region, the following are encoded:
- the lepB gene encoding signal peptidase I, translating to MSLNFPLLLVIAVFVCGLLALLDLLFLAPRRRAAINSYQGSVSQADMVVVEKLNKEPLLVEYGKSFFPVLFIVLVLRSFLVEPFQIPSGSMKPTLDVGDFILVNKFSYGIRLPVIDKKVIEVGDPQRGDVMVFRYPSDPNVNYIKRVVGLPGDQIRYTADKRLFVNGESIAEQLVGSEPGTLGSAELYKEKLGVAEHLIRKEMSRYRATPDHSWTVPAGHYFMMGDNRDNSNDSRYWDDPSIPKDLLGMVPDKNIVGKAFAVWMSWPEPKLSHLPNFSRVGLIK from the coding sequence ATGTCACTAAATTTCCCGCTGTTGCTGGTCATCGCCGTGTTCGTCTGCGGCCTGTTGGCGTTGCTCGATCTGCTGTTCCTGGCGCCTCGGCGCCGGGCTGCCATCAACTCCTATCAGGGGAGCGTCAGCCAGGCTGACATGGTGGTCGTCGAGAAACTGAACAAAGAGCCGCTGCTGGTCGAATACGGCAAGTCGTTCTTCCCGGTGTTGTTCATCGTGCTGGTGCTGCGTTCGTTCCTGGTGGAACCGTTCCAGATTCCTTCCGGCTCGATGAAACCGACCCTGGATGTCGGCGACTTCATTCTGGTGAACAAGTTTTCTTACGGGATCCGCCTGCCGGTGATCGACAAGAAAGTCATCGAAGTCGGTGATCCACAGCGCGGCGATGTAATGGTGTTCCGCTACCCGAGCGATCCGAACGTCAACTACATCAAGCGTGTGGTGGGTCTGCCGGGTGACCAGATTCGCTACACCGCCGACAAGCGTTTGTTCGTCAACGGCGAATCGATTGCCGAACAGCTGGTCGGCTCAGAGCCGGGCACGCTGGGCAGTGCCGAGCTCTACAAGGAAAAACTCGGTGTCGCCGAACACCTGATCCGCAAGGAAATGAGCCGCTACCGCGCCACGCCGGACCATTCGTGGACCGTGCCGGCCGGCCACTACTTCATGATGGGCGACAACCGCGACAACTCCAACGACAGTCGCTATTGGGATGATCCGAGCATTCCCAAGGATCTGCTGGGCATGGTTCCCGACAAGAATATCGTCGGCAAGGCCTTCGCAGTCTGGATGAGCTGGCCGGAACCCAAACTCAGTCACCTGCCGAATTTCTCGCGGGTTGGCCTGATCAAGTAA
- the rnc gene encoding ribonuclease III, with protein MSVSLSRLERQLGYTFKDQELMVLALTHRSFAGRNNERLEFLGDAILNFVAGEALFDRFPLAREGQLSRLRARLVKGETLAVLARGFDLGEYLRLGSGELKSGGFRRESILADALEALIGAIYLDAGMDMARERVLAWLAGEFEGLTLVDTNKDPKTRLQEFLQSRGCELPRYEVVDIQGEPHCRTFFVECEITLLNEKSRGQGVSRRIAEQVAAAAALIALGVENGND; from the coding sequence GTGAGCGTCTCCTTAAGCCGTCTAGAGCGTCAGCTCGGCTACACCTTCAAGGATCAGGAACTGATGGTCCTGGCCCTGACTCACCGCAGCTTTGCCGGGCGCAACAACGAACGCCTGGAATTCCTCGGTGATGCCATCCTCAACTTCGTCGCTGGCGAGGCGCTGTTCGATCGCTTCCCGCTGGCGCGCGAAGGCCAGTTGTCGCGTTTGCGCGCACGTCTGGTGAAAGGTGAGACGCTGGCCGTACTGGCCCGCGGTTTCGATCTGGGCGAATACCTGCGCCTGGGCTCCGGTGAGTTGAAAAGCGGCGGTTTCCGTCGCGAGTCGATTCTGGCCGATGCCCTTGAAGCGCTGATCGGTGCGATCTACCTGGATGCCGGCATGGACATGGCGCGCGAGCGTGTTCTGGCCTGGCTGGCCGGTGAGTTCGAAGGCCTGACGCTGGTCGACACCAACAAAGATCCAAAGACCCGCCTGCAGGAATTCCTGCAATCGCGTGGGTGTGAGCTGCCGCGTTACGAAGTGGTGGATATCCAGGGTGAGCCGCATTGCCGGACGTTCTTCGTCGAATGTGAAATCACCTTACTGAATGAAAAAAGCCGAGGTCAGGGTGTGAGTCGTCGTATTGCCGAACAGGTAGCGGCCGCCGCAGCACTGATTGCCCTGGGTGTGGAGAATGGCAATGACTGA
- the era gene encoding GTPase Era: protein MTDSTATRCGYVAIVGRPNVGKSTLLNHILGQKLAITSRKPQTTRHNMLGIKTEGAVQAIYVDTPGMHKGGEKALNRYMNKTASAALKDVDVVIFVVDRTKWTDEDQMVLERVQYVTGPLIVALNKTDRIEDKAELMPHLTWLQEQLPSAQIMPISAQHGHNLETLERVIAGYLPENDHFFPEDQITDRSSRFLAAELVREKIMRQMGAELPYQITVEIEEFKQQGKTLHIHALILVERDGQKKIIIGDKGERIKRIGTEARKDMELLFDSKIMLNLWVKVKGGWSDDERALRSLGYGDL, encoded by the coding sequence ATGACTGATTCAACTGCAACTCGCTGTGGCTATGTTGCCATCGTCGGCCGTCCCAACGTGGGCAAGTCCACGCTGCTGAACCACATCCTGGGTCAGAAACTGGCGATCACCTCGCGCAAGCCGCAAACCACCCGCCACAACATGCTGGGCATCAAGACCGAAGGCGCCGTGCAGGCGATCTACGTCGACACCCCGGGCATGCACAAGGGCGGCGAAAAGGCTCTGAACCGCTACATGAACAAGACCGCTTCGGCGGCGTTGAAAGACGTCGACGTGGTGATCTTCGTTGTGGATCGCACTAAGTGGACCGACGAAGACCAAATGGTCCTCGAACGCGTCCAGTACGTGACCGGCCCGCTGATCGTGGCACTGAACAAGACCGATCGCATCGAAGACAAAGCCGAGCTGATGCCGCACCTGACCTGGTTGCAGGAACAGCTGCCCAGCGCGCAGATCATGCCGATCTCGGCCCAGCACGGGCACAACCTCGAAACGCTGGAGCGTGTGATTGCCGGCTACCTGCCGGAAAACGATCACTTCTTCCCGGAAGACCAGATCACTGACCGCAGCAGCCGCTTCCTCGCTGCTGAACTGGTGCGCGAGAAAATCATGCGCCAGATGGGCGCCGAGCTGCCGTACCAGATCACCGTCGAAATCGAAGAGTTCAAGCAGCAGGGCAAAACCCTGCACATCCATGCCTTGATCCTCGTCGAACGTGACGGTCAGAAGAAGATCATCATTGGCGACAAGGGCGAGCGTATCAAACGCATCGGCACCGAGGCGCGCAAGGACATGGAGTTGCTGTTCGACTCCAAGATCATGCTCAACCTCTGGGTGAAAGTGAAAGGCGGCTGGTCCGACGACGAGCGCGCCTTGCGTTCGCTGGGTTACGGCGACCTGTAA